A window of Mycobacteriales bacterium contains these coding sequences:
- a CDS encoding phosphomannose isomerase type II C-terminal cupin domain: MDDNVRPWGHYGVLAEHHSFKVKSITVASGKRLSYQRHARRSEHWLIVQGCGVVTLDGATVAVERGNPIDVPVGVCHRIENTGPDELIFIEVQHGDYFGEDDIERLDDDYGRVS; this comes from the coding sequence GTGGACGACAACGTGCGGCCGTGGGGTCACTACGGCGTTCTGGCGGAGCACCACAGTTTCAAAGTGAAATCGATCACGGTCGCATCAGGCAAGCGGCTCAGTTACCAACGGCACGCACGTCGCTCTGAACACTGGTTAATCGTGCAAGGCTGCGGCGTCGTGACGCTCGACGGTGCGACTGTCGCCGTTGAGCGCGGCAACCCAATCGACGTGCCGGTCGGCGTGTGCCATCGAATCGAGAACACGGGGCCCGACGAGCTGATCTTCATCGAAGTGCAGCACGGCGATTATTTTGGCGAAGATGACATTGAGCGACTAGACGACGACTACGGCCGGGTCTCCTAG